A single genomic interval of Antechinus flavipes isolate AdamAnt ecotype Samford, QLD, Australia chromosome 1, AdamAnt_v2, whole genome shotgun sequence harbors:
- the UBA3 gene encoding NEDD8-activating enzyme E1 catalytic subunit isoform X4, whose translation MTSYIPWCIEKALSGFRQIHVIDMDTIDVSNLNRQFLFRPKDVGRSKAEVAAEFLNDRIPNCAVVPHFNKIQNFDDTFYRQFHIIVCGLDSIIARRWINGMLISLLNYEDGVLDPSSIIPLIDGGTEGFKGNARVILPGMTACIECTLELYPPQVNFPMCTIASMPRLPEHCIEYARILQWPKEQPFGEGVTLDGDDPDHIQWIFQKSLERASQFNIRGVTYRLTQGVVKRIIPAVASTNAVIAAVCATEVFKIATSAYIPLNNYLVFNDVDGLYTYTFEAERKENCPACSQLPQNIQFPPSAKLQEVLDYLINNASLQMKSPAITATLEGKNRTLYLQTITSIEERTRPNLSKTLKELGLVDGQELAVADVTTPQTVLFKLHFTT comes from the exons GCCTAAAGATGTTGGAAGATCCAAAGCTGAAGTTGCTGCAGAATTCCTCAACGACAGGATCCCTAACTGTGCTGTAGTTCC ACATTTCAACAAGATTCAAAATTTTGATGATACTTTCTATAGAC AATTTCATATCATTGTATGTGGTCTGGACTCCATTATTGCTAGAAGATGGATAAATGGCATGCTG ATATCACTTCTAAATTATGAAGATGGTGTATTAGATCCAAGTTCCATTATTCCTTTGATAGATGGGGGAACGGAAGGTTTTAAAGGAAACGCTAGGGTAATTCTACCTGGAATGACAGCTTGTATTGAATGTACACTGGAACTTTATCCACCACAG gtTAATTTCCCCATGTGTACCATTGCATCTATGCCCAGACTTCCAGAACATTGTATTGAGTATGCAAGAATATTACAGTGGCCCAAGGAACAGCCTTTTGGAG agGGAGTTACATTGGATGGAGATGATCCTGATCACATTCAATGGATTTTCCAAAAATCACTAGAGAGAGCATCACAGTTTAATATTAGGGGTGTTACCTATAGGCTAACCCAAG ggGTTGTAAAAAGAATCATTCCAGCTGTAGCTTCCACAAATGCTGTCATTGCAG ctGTATGTGCCACTGAGGTTTTTAAAATAGCCACCAG TGCATATATTCCCCTTAATAATTACTTGGTATTTAATGATGTAGATGGgctgtacacatatacatttgaagcagaaagaAAG GAAAATTGCCCAGCTTGCAGCCAACTTCCTCAAAATATCCAGTTTCCTCCATCAGCCAAACTGCAAGAGGTTTTGGATTATCTAATAAATAATGCCTCATT ACAGATGAAATCTCCAGCCATCACAGCCACTTTAGAGGGAAAGAACAGAACGCTTTACCTACAG acAATAACTTCCATTGAAGAACGAACAAGGCCAAATCTTTCTAAGACATTAAAAG aGTTGGGCCTTGTGGATGGACAAGAGCTTGCTGTTGCCGATGTAACAACACCACAGACTGTACTGTTCAAACTTCATTTTACTACTTAA